TTCCTCCAGTCCCAAGCTGGAGAGAGCCACGACGCGTATTGGTGGTGAAGTGAGCCGCGACAATTACGATGCGCTGATTCAATTGGCGGGTCGCCTCCCTGGAGTGCGCCTCCAAGGCATGACATCACTGGCCTCCAGCAGCGGCGGTGCGGCCTTGGATGATCAGTTGCTGAAACGGGCCTTGAACAAAGGGCGTCGCCGCGCGAACGACACTGCGAGCGCCTTGGGGTTGGGCCGCGTGGACCTCCTGCGAATCAACCAACGCAGTGGTGTTGTGCGGCCAGTCGCCTATGCAGAGGCAAGGATGTCTAAGCCAGCGTTTCGCTCAGACGAGGCCCCCAAACCCCAGCGATCCCTCACGCTTGGTTTGGATTATTGCCTGCGCTGATGGTGGTGGACACACTCAAGTGGTGTTGTTTGTGCCCGCATGCCCAATCGCCGCCTCTGGTTGGTCAGCTTGCTGTTTGTGGCCTGGCTGATCTGGGCAGAGACCAGTTTTCAGTTTTATGACCATGCGCTTGGCCGTGATCTGCAGCTCTCGGCGAGTCGGGTCTCCTTGATCGCTGGAAGCTTCCTGGTTCCCTATGGCTTGCTGCAGATTCCCGTCGGGCGGCTGCTCGACCAGGGTCGAGTTGATCGCTGGATCTGGATTGCCGCCTTGATGGCCTCCGGGTTCAGTCTGACCTTTGCGTTCAGTACCGATCTTGTTGGGCTGATGCTCAGCCGTATGGGAACAGGGGTTGCCTGTGCTGTGGCCTTTCCTGCATCGGCCTTGTTGGCACGTCGCGCCTTGCCGCAGAACAGATTTGCCTTGGCGATGGGCCTCACCGATAGCTTGCTTGGTTGGGGTGCTGTCTTTGCTGCTCTGATTCCGCTGGTGTTTCCGTGGACGGTTTGGCGCCAGTTGGTGGTCTTTCAAGCTCTTTTTCTGGCCGTGATGGTGGTGGTGCCTGTGATGGTCCTTGGCCGCGGTTTGCCATCTCCTGAGCCCCATAAGGATGGACGCCTGGTCAGCACTGTGCACTGGGACCGCGCTGGTGTTGGCACGGTGATCAAGGCTTGTTTGATGTACGCCTGGGGTGGTGGTTTTGTGTTTGGTTTGGCCCAGTACGGGCTGATTTCAGGATTGCGTGTTTGGGGTGCTGAGCGCACGCAGTGGATGTCCCTGACGATGTCGTTTGGGATCGGAACTGGGATGGTGTTGGCTGGTTGGATTGGTAGTCGCTCAAGCCGCCGCGGGCTGGTGTTGCTCATGGGCACCGGCATGAGTGTGTTGGCGTTGATCGCTTTGCTCCAGCTTCCCAATCAAGCGGGAGGCCTGTTGTTGCTGGCAGCGCTTGGCCTCGGTCTTGGGCTTGGGTCCTCGGTCCTAGCGTTCCCCATTGCCGAAGACGCAGCACCTCCAGGTCAAACCGCCCTCACCGTGGCCATCGTGAATACCACTGGCACCGTGACGGGCGGGGTGATGTCGATCGTGTCGGGGTTGATCCTTGAGGCCTCAGGACCGGGTGACCTCAGTCCGGTCCTTATGGTTTATGGCCTCTTTGGCCTCTTTGGCGTCGCGGTCGCGGCTTGGATTCAGTTCAGCAGCGTGCCTGCTCATTCAGCAGCTTGACCGCTGCGTTGCCATTCCTTGAAAGCGAGTCTTGGAGCGCTCCACAGCGTGAACAACACCAGTGGTGTGACAGGCACTGCTGTGATCACGATGAAGGCTTGGAGGGCATCAATGGAGGTGCTGTCCCCTAAGCCCGTTCCGATTCTCAACAACACCAAGGTGAGGCTGCCGATCATCAAGGCCCAGAACAACCTCAACCTCTGCGATGGCTCATTGCGTCCGCTCACCACCATGGCGGCGGCATAACTCATCGAATCGGCACTTGTGCACATGAACAGCACCACCAACAGAAGCCCGACTGGGATAAGCAAGCCTGAGAGGGGAAGGGCACTCAGGATCGCAAGCAAGGCAGCAGCAGCCCCGTTTTGCGCCAGTGCATCACTGATGCCTGACCCTGCGAGTTCCAGGTTCATTCCAGTTCCACCAAGCAAGGTGAACCAGAGATTGGTCACGATCGGGCAGAGGATGGCTACCGCGAGAACAAGTTCACGGATGCTGCGGCCGCGGCTCACTCCCGCCGTGAACAGCCCCATGAGTGGCGCATAGCCCAAAAACCAGCCCCAGTAGAAAACAGTCCAGCTGTTCAACCAGGGTTCAGTGACGTCAGATCGCGGCATCAAGGCCATTTGAGGCAGATGCAGCAAGTAGGTCCAAAAACCGCTGAAAAAATGCTGGATCAGCCAGAGGCCAGGACCGAGGATCAGCAACCCGGCCCCTAATACGAGCGTGAGCCATACATTGAGCTCCGACAGCCACTTAATCCCTTTTTGGATTCCACTCACGGTGGATGTGGCAAAGACTGCAGTCAGCAGAACCACCACCAGGGACTGAAGTCCGGCACTATCGCTCAGCCATGGGAGTTGTCCTGCCGCATTACTGAGTTGAAGCGACAGGAAACCAAGCGGGCCAACCGTGCCTGCGATCGCCGCAACAACCGACAGGCCATCGGCAAGATCTCCAATCGGACCATTCACCCAACCCTTTGGAAGGATGTTGACGAGGAGAGTGCGAGGCCGCAGCGGTTCGCCGCGTTGTTCCAAAATGGAAAAGGTAATCGTGGTGGTGGTGGCCACGAGCGCCCAGGCGAGAAAGCCCCAGTGCAGAAAGCTCACGGCTAGAGCCGGATCAACAGCTGCCGCTGTGCTTCCCACCACTCCCTCAAAGACAGGGGAGGGGGTTTGGAAGTGGTAGAGCGGCTCCGCTGCAGACCAGAACACGCCGCCGCCCGCGAGCAGGGTGCAAATCAAGACGGCACACCAATCGAAAAATTTCAGACTGGGCTTTGCTGTTGCTCCCCCAAGCCGAAGTTTCCCGACCGGACTGATGGCAATGGCAAGGGCGATCAGGAACAGCAGCATCACCATCCATTGCCAGAGCCCCCCGAGCGAGTGGCTGACGATGGTTTTGCCGGTTTCCGTGAAGTGCTTCGCTAACGCCAGATCGATGGCGGAGACAAGCAGAAAAACCAGCAGCGGAATGGCACCAACCCAAAGGGGTGGTTGGCTCAAAGACGAGCGGACGGGGGTGGGGGATTCAGACAAAGGTCGTATCAGTAAAGATTCAGGCGCGGACGGCGTCGCGTTGATGGCTCCAGCAGGAGATGTCTGCAGCGGGTTGTTCGCCGCTGGCAAGACGGGCCAGCGAATCACCAATCAGCGGCGCAAATTTGAACGATTGGCCGGATCCACCGGCAAACAGGCTCAGTTTGGGGCTGAGCCGGTCCAACACGAAATTCACATCGCTGGTCATGGAGTAAGGGCTCATCACCGTTTCCACCCGCTCTTGCACGCCGTCCAGTTCGTTGAACAGGAAGGTATCCAGGAGCTCCAGGAGGCGGGCCGGCGCTTCGGTGCACATGGCATTGGGTTCGGCGACGCGGAGCTCCTGGGGAGACCAGTCGATCCCGGCTTTGATGCGAGGACGCCCGTCAGCGGTGGTGCTGAGGGAGGGGAAGCCGTAATAGAGGCCTCCGTCATCGCCGCGCTCCTGTTGGAAACAAAACCACTGGGGGTAACGGCTGGCGAGAGCTGGATCCACGGTGTAATGGGCCCAGAGCATCGGCCAGATTTCAAGCTTTGGAGCAAGTCCTAATGGGGCCAGTAGGAGTTGACTCCAGATGCCGCAGGCCACAACAACATGCCCTGCATTGATGTGATGACCGTCTTCGAGGGTGACGCCGCCGCCATCAGCATCAATGCTGCTAACAGGACTGTGTTCAATGACCTGATGGCCTGCATGACGGGCGGTACGAACCCAATGGGCAATAACTTTGTCGCTGCGGACGGCACCAGCGGTGGGTTCGAATAATCCGGTGAAATGGGCCTTGGGTTTCAGCGGGAAGCGCTCTGCGATCTGAGCGGCATTCAGGGCTTCGTAGGGAATGCCCTGATCATCCATTACCTTGCGAGCTCCGGGGATCGATCCTTCGATCGTCTCCTCATCCCAGCTTTCTCCGTAAAAAAGAAGCCCATGGGTGTCACGCAAAATTTCCCCGGCATGGGTCTCCTCTTCCCGCCAAAGGCGATTTGCTTCTTGGGCGAGACGGCAGAGCACCGGGTCGGAATACATCTCCCGGAACATTCGGGTCTCGCCGAAGCTGCTGGCTCGTGCGTGGGCCAGCGTTTTGCCTTCAAGAAGAATCACGTCGCTGATTCCTCGGCGCGCGAGTGATGCGGCACAGCTGAGGCCGGCCATGCCGCCTCCGATGATCACCACTGCTGCGCTGGCGGGGAGAGAGGTGGATGTCATGCGGCTAGTCCGAAGCTGAGTCCTATGGGATCTTTACCGGTGTGGGCAGCAACTTCAACCAGAGCGTCACTGACAGTGAGGCCATCTCCTCGTTGTTTTAAGAAATCAGTAGCGCGCTGACGCACTTCATGGCGCACAAAGTCGTACACCTGCTGAGGTGTGGCTTGCCCCCAAGCCTCAGGCGAGAAGCGCTCGATCGAGTCGGCAATCACGGCCCCGGCATTCACGAGTGGATCGGGCAGGACGCGGATGCTGCGGCGTCGCAGATCATCGGCAATTTCGGGCTGTTGGAAAGGAGCATTGGCGGCTGGAACAATCGCTTTGACCTGCAAAGCGCTGGCCATTTCCGGGTCGATCAGGCCTGAGATGGAGCAGGGCAACAGGAGGTCGAGTTCCTGTTCCCACCACGGACTGCTGGGGGGTAGGGGTGTCGCTCCTGGAAGCCCCGCCCGCTCTGGATTCATATCGACGGTGCAGACCTGCCAGCCATGCTGGATCAAGGTTTTCGCCACCGTTCCACCCACGGCTCCGCATCCATGCACCAGGGCCTTGCCTGGCTTGGCTTCTGTCAGCGATTGTGCGAGCACCGCCTCAACGGCACCCACTGTCCCAAAGGCAGTAGCAGCGCTTGCATCCACAGGGCTTCCGACGGCAGCCAACACATGGGGGGTGAGCGACATCAGTCGCTCCATGTCTTCCAGGCTTGTGTTGAGATCACAGCCGGTGATCATGGCTCCATCCAAGGATTGGAGTAGCCCAGCGGTGATGCTGATCAACTCATCTTTGACAGAGGCAGGCTCCGCAGCCCTGGCGACAATCTTGCCGCCAGCGAAGCCCGTTCCATAGAGATCGTGCTTATGGGTCATCAGACTGGCCAACCGATGCCCATCAGCGATGCAGGCTTCATCGCTGGAGTAATTCAGCAGCCGCAATCCACCGTTAGCGGGTTTGCCGGTATCGCTGCTTTCGGCTACGACAAACACCGATAGATGATCGGAGACATGTTGAGCCAACACCGACACCGCAGGGGTGCCGGCGGATTGCAGAGAGGCCATGGTCATCAGGCCACACGCTCCATGATTTGGTGATGCTCTACGTAATCCAGACTCCACTCCTCTGGAGACTCTGCAATGCGCTGCTTGAGACGCTCGTAGACGAGATCCGCTGTCTCATCACCAGCCACTGAGGCGAAACTGTGGCGGCTCCAGCTACGGATCGTCGCCATCAGTCCCTCGGCGAAGGCTGCGGTGTCAGCGTCTTCGTCCCAACGCTTGCGATAGGGGCAGGGGACGTGAACGGTGCGCTCATCAACGAGCCTTAGACCATTGAGGTAGGCCGCTGACGTCTTGTCCTTCAGGGGAGCCATGAACTCCTCTGGAGACTTGTAGAAGTTCAGGATCGTGCCTTTGCGGTAGATCTCTTCGCTGATCACACCTTCATCAGCGAGGCCACGCCAGATCTGATGCAGCTGGTCGTGGACATTGCGCGTCACGCCGCCGTTGTGACCGAGGTAACGGCCCTCGTCATCACGGGACAAATTCACGGTCAGGAGGCGACCGCCCACGGCGAGCTCCACGCTGCGCAGTTCGAGGATGCTGGCCCAGTCCTTCATGGCTTGAGCGGTGAATCGCTCAAGGGCCTCTTTGTCGTCTGAGGCGAGCACGTGGGTGTGCGTGTTGAGGGGGCCAGGGGATTCACTCAACCAATGCATGGCTGTGGCTGAGAATCCGAAACTCACGGTTTCAGGGGCCACAAGGGGCTCATAAAAGCTGCGAGCACTCACCAGCACGGTGGGATTGGGGGGCCTCCCCAGCTGCTTGGCAATATTTTCGGCTAAAGCAACGTTGTCGTTACTGGGCAGATCGTTGCCGATCAAAGTGAGATGGGCTTTGGGCTGTCGTTTGTGCAGCTGATCTAAGACCTGAGACCACAGCCCAACAGCGGTGCCGCCGTCGGCAGCGCCGTAATCCATCAGCACATGGCTGCAATCGTTCGTTAATTGATCAACACAAGTCAGGGCCCAGTCCGAGGCGGCATCGATGCAGAGGCGTGCGCCTTCGGTTTGCGCGCTGTAACCCGTGGTCATGGCGATGGCCATAGACCTCGTCAGTAGCAAGGGGCACCGTACAGGGTTGTTCTGTTTAGGGGTTGTTCTGTTAAGGAATTGGCGTCGTGCCCGGGTCTTGGCTTGGGTTGTTCTCGAGAAGCTTCTCCAGCTCTGGCTTTAGCAGGGCAAAGGCGCGACCTCGATGCCCGTGTTGTTTTTTGTGATCCAGAGTCATTTCAGCAAAGGTAAGCCCACTGTTTTTGACCTCAAACACGGGGTCGTACCCGAACCCTTGAGTCCCCCGGGCGCTGAAGGTGATCGATCCTTCGCAGTGACCTTCCACTGCTGCAAGCACGCTGCCGTCAGGAGCCGCGATGCAAAGCGCCGCACTAAAGCGCGCCTGGCGGTCGGTGCGGTCTCCCAGCTCTCTGAGGAGACGCTCGATGCGTTCGGGGTCTGAGTTTGCGTAGCGCGCGGAGTAGACCCCTGGAGCACCACCCAGCGCATCCACGCTTAGGCCGGAATCATCGGCGAGCGCCCAATGGCCCGTGGCTTCCGCCACGGCCCTAGCCTTGAGAAGTGCATTGTCGCGGAAGGTGATTCCGGTTTCTTCCACCTGGATTCCATCGGGTTGAGGATCCACTTGCAGAGGAAATTGTTGAAGCAGGTTCGAAAACTCTCGGATTTTGCCGGCGTTGCCGCTGGCAATGACCAGGACGCGATTGCTCATATAGCGTCTGCAAAGGTGCGGGCCCAGTTCAGAACCTCCTCGACCCGCGACGGGCTGGGGGCTTCGCAATAGAGGCGAAGCAAGGGTTCTGTCCCAGAGAAGCGCAGCATCAGCCAATGGCTTGGGCCGAGCCTGAGTTTGACGCCGTCTGTGGTGACCACCTCGATCACAGGACATCCAGCGACCTCCTGGGGAGGAGTGTCAGCTAGCAGGGCTTCCAGCCGGCGGCGCGAATCCATGTCAGCGAGGCGGAGATCAAGGCGGTCGTAATGGGCCTCGCCACCACAGCGCTCTTGGATGGCTGTCATGCGCTCGCCAAGGGGTTGCTTCCCTTCCACCAACGCTTCGAGCACGAGCATGGCGGCAAACAGGGCGTCGCGTTCTGGTAGGTGCATGCCAAATCCCACGCCGCCGGACTCCTCGCCGCCGATCAGCACCTCTCCGGCCAACATTTCAGCGGCGATGTACTTGAAGCCCACAGGCAGTTCAAGGACTTCCCGTCCCAGATCTTCCGCAACAAGACGCATGAGGTCTGAGCCGCTCACCGTTTTCACCACTGATCCAGGAAGAGATTTGGCGCGAGCCAAGTGATCGATCAGCAGTGGCATCAACTGCTGGGTGCTGCAGAACCGTCCGTTTTCATCCACGGCGGCAATGCGGTCGCCATCGCCATCAAAGACCAGTCCAACGGCATTCCGGCCCGCTGCTTTGGAGGCTTTCACCGCAGCCATCAGTTCCCCCAGGTGAGGGGCCAGGGGTTCCGGCGCGCATCCACCAAACAGCGGATCTCGATTGGTGCGGATCTCGGTGATGAGGTCCTTGGCATCCTCTCCCAAGAGGTCTGCGACGCAACCAGCTGCAGACCCATGCATGGGATCGACGAACACGTGGAGGCCCATGGCCTGCAGTCCAACGGTCAGAGCCTGGAGGTCGAATTTGGTTCGCAATCCTGCGAGATGCTCTCCGCGACCATCAAAGCGTTCGCAACTGCCAGCTACCGGCACCGTGATGCCTCCAGCGGCCAGACGTCGCTCCACCGCTGCAGTGAAGGTGCCCTCGACCGATCCACCAAAGGGACCTTTGATTTTGAGGCCAAGCCATTCCGGAGGGTTATGGCTGGCGGTGATCACCAGGGCTCCAAGCACTTGGCGCTCCACCACCGCCCAGCTGCAGGCCGGAGTGGGAACGGCCGTCTCGGTGAGAAGCGGCTCTAGGTCGCAGCCGCGGACGGCTGCCGCCACCACTTCGGCGAGCTCAGGGGCGAGGAAGCGGCGGTCATAGCCGATCACCACCGTGCGGCTGTTTAAACCTTCAGGTGCTTGGTGGAGGAGCTCCTGGGCTGCAGCGACGGCAACAGGGAGCAATCGCTCCACGGTGATATCCACCCCCAAAATGCCTCGCCAACCATCGGTACCAAAACGGATCGGGGAGGCATCCAGTGGGAGCGGGGAAGACACTTTGAGTTGCAAGCGATGCACAGGATCTAGCAGCTGGCCGCCTTACCGTCGGTGAATGGGTGCCACCCCTCTCGCTGACAAGCCACTCACGGACAGGTTGCTGCGCAGCTGGGTGCGCTGCCGAAGGAGGGCATGGCTCGATCGCCATGCCAATCCTGATGATCGGCTTTACACCGCGCATCGCACGCTGCAGCTCGATGACCAACAGCGCAGTTTTGTGGCCTTGCTGCCGGGTAAGCCAGGGCATGGCCTTGCTGCTTGCGAGCGCGGTGATACCGGTGTGGTGGGGGTGAGATTGCGCGGGGTCATGCTGGATGACTCAGCGCTAAAGGGTTCGGCTTTAGAGGCCCATCCGCCACTGCTTGAAAGAGTGAAAGGGTCGAGTCGCTGGGGTGACTTTGCCTATAGGCCCGTGATTGCTCGGCAGGGTCGCCGTTTAACCAGAGAACATCGTTTGCAGCTCGCCCTGGCTGGACGCCTGTTAGTGGAATTCCAGGGTGGGCCTGTGCCTGATGGCCTTGCGGTGGCTGGCTCGGGGCGACGCTTGGAGCGTGAGCGTCTTCCTCTTGGCAACAGCTTGAATCGCCAGCTTGATGACTCTCTGCTGAGATTGTCGGCCGACCTCAACAGACCCGATCCGCCAGCTTTGGCGGCAGATCGCCGCAAATGCACGCTTTGTAGTTGGCGGGGGCTCTGCAACGACGTTGCGTCTCAAGAAGGGCATCTCAGTGAGGTGAGTGGGATTGGCGCCAAAAGGCGCGAAATGCTTCAAGACATTGGGATCAATAGCCTCCAGGCCCTAGCTGCAGCAAACCCCAAGGAACTTGGCGGGCAGCTCAAGCGCTTCGGCGATCAGCATGCAGCGATGGCGGCCCCTTTGGTGGCCCAAGCCCGTGTCCAAAGAGATGGGGTGGTTGAACGTCTTGATGCGCTCCCCGCATTACCTGAATTGCGGAATGCTCCAGGGGTGTTGCTCTATGACATCGAATCAGATCCTGATGCCCGCGATGACTTTTTGCACGGATTTGTGCGCTTGCCCAATGGCGGCGTTCACAGCTGGGATCTCACCCGTGCCACGTATCACCCGCTGCTGGTGCTTCAGGAGCATGGGGAGAAGCGTTGTTGGCAAAGGATCCAGCGATTTCTTGCCACCTATCCCGATTGGCCGATCCTTCACTACGGCGAAACCGAATCGCTGGCTCTCTTGAACATGGCCAAACGCCAGGGGGTTTCAGATCAAGAGCTGCAAGCCCTGCGCGAGCGGTTGGTTGATGTGCATGCCCGCTTGCGTGCCCATTGGCAGCTCCCCCTCAGCAGCTATGGCCTGAAGGCCGTAGCGGGGTGGAGAGGATTTAAGTGGGGCCAGTCAGGGGTCGATGGAGCGAGGGCTTTGTTGTGGTGGCGTCAGTGGCGAGGTGAGGGGGTGCTGGCGCGGGGCTCCAGCCATACCTTGCGTTGGATCCTCACTTACAACCGCGACGATGGATTGGCCACATGGGCGGTGGCCCAATGGTTGTTGAGTGGTGATCAACGCCTGGACTAAATGCGTGTAGGTGGCTCTGAAAAGGCCTGCGGTTTGAACATCTGAATCGATCCTTGATTGTTGTCGAGGCTGAGTTGGGGATCTGCCAAAGCTTGTCGGCGCACCAAGGCGAGGCCAATCCATTCCTGGGACGCCCCCTCCGCAGAAGGAATCTCGAGTGCGGAGGTGATCACACCAGCCCGTTCACCCTCGCGGCGGAGCACGGTGCCCCGCTGAGGAACAGTCCCTTGAAGCTCACTGGAGAGGGCCCGCCAACTCCGCAGTTGTTGCTTGACTTCACCTTTAGAAGCAAGCTTTGCCACCGTTTCCTGCCCCAGATAACACCCTTTGTTGAGGTGCACCCAGGGAGACAGGCCCAGTTCAAAGGGATTGGTGGTTCCATCTAATTCACCAGCACTGAGAGGCCACCCCTGTGCCAGGCGCCAACAATCGAGTTGGTTGGCGTTGGCGGCCTCACTGGCTGGGAAGCGATCGCTTGCGCTGGGCTCATCCTCTGTCCAGAACACATTGACTGGCTCCATCGGCTGGGCTTGGACCAGCAGCTCTTGTCGTCGTTGTTGTCGGATTCCTTTGAGGCGAACGCGGTCGGCGGGAAAAATCACCCGATCGAACCCTTGGTGAACGGCATCCACCGCTCCAGCCAGAACGAGCACATCAGCGCCTGTGGCGTCCATTCGGATTTCAAGCAGGGCCTGCACCCGTCCGGTGGCATCGAGCCAGCAGGCCGGCAGAAGATCGCCCTCTTCAGCCTGCTGGATGTCGGCGCTGGTCTGACCTTGAAGGAACGTGCGGCTGCCACTCCCTTCGAGGCGCAGCACTGGGAAGTTTTGATCCCAAAGGAGCTTGCTCATGCTTTGAACTCTTGTGACTGGGCGGCCACCTCTTCCAGGCGATACAGGCTGTGTAACTCGAGGCCAGCGGCTTGCATCGCAGCAGCCCCTCCCTCTTCACGGTCAACAATCGTCACCACCCGATTCACCGTGAAGCCAGCGGCTCGGAGTTGTTCAACAGCTTTGATGGATGATCCACCGGTGGTGACCACATCCTCAAGAACGGTGACGAGCGCGCCCTGCTCAGGAAGGGGACCCTCCAGCCAGGCTCCGGTGCCGTGTCCCTTGGCCTGCTTGCGCACGATCAGAGCATTCAGAAAGCGTCCTGCCTGGGCGGCAGCAAGGGCGACACCACTCACGAGTGGATCGGCTCCCAGGGTGAGGCCGCCAACGGCTGCCGCATCGGCTTCGACCAGAGCGAGCATCGCCGGGCAGAGCAGGGCTAGGCCTGAGCCGCTCAAGCTGACCGGCTTGCAATTCACGTAGTGATCGCTGCTGCGACCGGACGCGAGGGTGAAGTTGCCATGGCGGTAAGCCTCTTTCGCTAGGCGTTCCAGCAGGGGGTCGTGTTCAAAACGTTGAGACATCGGGGCTGGTGCGCAGCGAATCCTCTGCCTAGTTTGCGCGCAGTCGTGACGGTTTTTGTGCGCAGGCTCCCGTTTGGTGTTCTGGTGATCATGGGTTCACTCGCTCTGTGGCAGGTCGACCCTGGTCAGGCCAATCCTGTGGTTTGCGTCACGAGCCTTGAAGCTCCTTCGCATTCAAGGAGTGGCGGCGAGATCCTTGCTCCCGTTGAGGTCAGCCGTTGTGGCCCTGTCCAAACCACAGACTCACTGGTCACTGAGCGGTTTTATACGTGGACGGCACCCTTTGCTCGCGGTGTGGATGTGATGCACCAGTTCACCGACCTTCTTGGTATTGCTGTTGCGGGGCCTGAGGGCAACAAGGTGATGGGATTTGGCTTCCCTGATCAGACGATTGTTTGGGATGGATCCGCTGTGCAATCCACCTATCAGGTGTTACTGGAGGAGCAAAGTCCGGCGATCCCGTGGCGCACTGTGGACATTTCCAACGGATTCACGAGAAGCTTGGCGGAGGAAGGTCTGGTCAGAATGCCAATCGAGCGGGATGATCCACCCTCAGCACCCATACGTGCCTTGTGGTAAATCCGTGATAACGCGGGGGTCTAGCAATCTGGTGAATGCAGCGAACTCATAATTCGCCTTAGCCGAGTTCGATCCTCGGGACCCCCATCCATTTCTGACCCATGCGCAACCTGCTGCTGATCGCGCTTTTGGTTTTACCGGCGTTTTTTGCAGCGGCTGAAGTGGCATTGCTGCGACTGCGTCCAAGTCGAGTTCATGAACTTCGTGAGGAGGGCCTGCCGGGTGCTCCAGCGGTCGAGCGCCTCCAGCGCCGGTTGCGAACAGTTCTGCTGATGACCCAGTTCGGCACCACCTTGTCGTTGGTGGCACTCGGTTGGATCGCAAGGGGCTTTGGTCAGCGTTGGTGGCCGATGGAAACACCAGCTGGTCGATGGTGGGATCTGGCCTGGTTCCTTGTGTTGGTGGTCTTGGCCACGCTGCTATCAGGGTTGCTCCCAAGAGCGCTGGTGCTCAGCCGTCCGGAACCTGCTGTGTTGCAACTATCTCCTGTCTTGGAAACCACCATGCAGGTGTTGCGTCCCCTGCTGTCTGTCCTGGAGGTCATCGCGTCACTCCTGCTTCGTCTTGTGGGCTTAAAACCTCGCTGGGATGCACTCGTGCCGGCACTGACAGCTGGTGAGTTGGAGACCCTGGTGGAGAGTGGAGGAGTCACGGGCCTTCGGCCCGATGAACGCAACATTCTCGAAGGCGTGTTTGCGTTACGGGACATGCAGGTGCGGGAGGTGATGGTCCCTCGTTCTGGGATGGTCACCCTGCCGGTGGAGGTGCGCTTCGCAGAGTTGATGGAGGCCGTTCATCGCACCCGACATGCACGGTTCCCTGTGATCGGGCAGTCGCTGGATGATGTCCGTGGTGTGCTGGATTTACGCCGGTTGGCTGAGCCCATCGCCCGTGGCGAACTTCACAAAGATTCCGCTTTAGAGCC
The window above is part of the Synechococcus sp. WH 8020 genome. Proteins encoded here:
- the rdgB gene encoding RdgB/HAM1 family non-canonical purine NTP pyrophosphatase, producing the protein MSNRVLVIASGNAGKIREFSNLLQQFPLQVDPQPDGIQVEETGITFRDNALLKARAVAEATGHWALADDSGLSVDALGGAPGVYSARYANSDPERIERLLRELGDRTDRQARFSAALCIAAPDGSVLAAVEGHCEGSITFSARGTQGFGYDPVFEVKNSGLTFAEMTLDHKKQHGHRGRAFALLKPELEKLLENNPSQDPGTTPIP
- a CDS encoding phosphoglucomutase/phosphomannomutase family protein, which encodes MSSPLPLDASPIRFGTDGWRGILGVDITVERLLPVAVAAAQELLHQAPEGLNSRTVVIGYDRRFLAPELAEVVAAAVRGCDLEPLLTETAVPTPACSWAVVERQVLGALVITASHNPPEWLGLKIKGPFGGSVEGTFTAAVERRLAAGGITVPVAGSCERFDGRGEHLAGLRTKFDLQALTVGLQAMGLHVFVDPMHGSAAGCVADLLGEDAKDLITEIRTNRDPLFGGCAPEPLAPHLGELMAAVKASKAAGRNAVGLVFDGDGDRIAAVDENGRFCSTQQLMPLLIDHLARAKSLPGSVVKTVSGSDLMRLVAEDLGREVLELPVGFKYIAAEMLAGEVLIGGEESGGVGFGMHLPERDALFAAMLVLEALVEGKQPLGERMTAIQERCGGEAHYDRLDLRLADMDSRRRLEALLADTPPQEVAGCPVIEVVTTDGVKLRLGPSHWLMLRFSGTEPLLRLYCEAPSPSRVEEVLNWARTFADAI
- a CDS encoding TM0106 family RecB-like putative nuclease, with the translated sequence MGATPLADKPLTDRLLRSWVRCRRRAWLDRHANPDDRLYTAHRTLQLDDQQRSFVALLPGKPGHGLAACERGDTGVVGVRLRGVMLDDSALKGSALEAHPPLLERVKGSSRWGDFAYRPVIARQGRRLTREHRLQLALAGRLLVEFQGGPVPDGLAVAGSGRRLERERLPLGNSLNRQLDDSLLRLSADLNRPDPPALAADRRKCTLCSWRGLCNDVASQEGHLSEVSGIGAKRREMLQDIGINSLQALAAANPKELGGQLKRFGDQHAAMAAPLVAQARVQRDGVVERLDALPALPELRNAPGVLLYDIESDPDARDDFLHGFVRLPNGGVHSWDLTRATYHPLLVLQEHGEKRCWQRIQRFLATYPDWPILHYGETESLALLNMAKRQGVSDQELQALRERLVDVHARLRAHWQLPLSSYGLKAVAGWRGFKWGQSGVDGARALLWWRQWRGEGVLARGSSHTLRWILTYNRDDGLATWAVAQWLLSGDQRLD
- the ygfZ gene encoding CAF17-like 4Fe-4S cluster assembly/insertion protein YgfZ; translation: MSKLLWDQNFPVLRLEGSGSRTFLQGQTSADIQQAEEGDLLPACWLDATGRVQALLEIRMDATGADVLVLAGAVDAVHQGFDRVIFPADRVRLKGIRQQRRQELLVQAQPMEPVNVFWTEDEPSASDRFPASEAANANQLDCWRLAQGWPLSAGELDGTTNPFELGLSPWVHLNKGCYLGQETVAKLASKGEVKQQLRSWRALSSELQGTVPQRGTVLRREGERAGVITSALEIPSAEGASQEWIGLALVRRQALADPQLSLDNNQGSIQMFKPQAFSEPPTRI
- the pyrE gene encoding orotate phosphoribosyltransferase, giving the protein MSQRFEHDPLLERLAKEAYRHGNFTLASGRSSDHYVNCKPVSLSGSGLALLCPAMLALVEADAAAVGGLTLGADPLVSGVALAAAQAGRFLNALIVRKQAKGHGTGAWLEGPLPEQGALVTVLEDVVTTGGSSIKAVEQLRAAGFTVNRVVTIVDREEGGAAAMQAAGLELHSLYRLEEVAAQSQEFKA
- a CDS encoding hemolysin family protein, whose amino-acid sequence is MRNLLLIALLVLPAFFAAAEVALLRLRPSRVHELREEGLPGAPAVERLQRRLRTVLLMTQFGTTLSLVALGWIARGFGQRWWPMETPAGRWWDLAWFLVLVVLATLLSGLLPRALVLSRPEPAVLQLSPVLETTMQVLRPLLSVLEVIASLLLRLVGLKPRWDALVPALTAGELETLVESGGVTGLRPDERNILEGVFALRDMQVREVMVPRSGMVTLPVEVRFAELMEAVHRTRHARFPVIGQSLDDVRGVLDLRRLAEPIARGELHKDSALEPYLSPAERVLETSNLAELLAIIRSGHPLLLVVDEHGGTEGLVTAADLTGEIVGDEPEHERAEPDLQAIDGEEGAWLVAGDLEIFELNRQLNLDLPEASDHHTLAGFLLERLQHIPAAGEALRHNGVQFEIITMKGPRIVQVRLVIPGVTSR